The Spirochaeta isovalerica genome includes a window with the following:
- a CDS encoding substrate-binding domain-containing protein: MNRRTIGLIIPSLHLPWEDVQIAGIIEACRDEDINLVILPGGRLDSRDVRESSRNVLYSLVDDRNIDGLIIWTAGLSELVSQERLDGFIRTFDPVPVVLLDCRHEGYDHIFADSYHPMKELVNHLIKDHKLSAIGYISGERQHMLGNDRFRAYKDALEESDIPFRQDFVFETKHSYDEELEIRGLIEWYEGIKEELQGVAVFNDTRARQFIDAMNRIGIRIPEDLALCSYDDTPNSLYYHPYLTTVHAPFREIGREGVRAIIARIDGDSEQPDRDFRGRILIRESCGCTFELNESNRHKVENLASSLGEKMRNIQLVNSLRAYLKASPDYLTNRENFNSVFSDFLTRSSIPLCKIYLFNNQEEKSLFEYYSYSNGSLDKPSEKVLTLGDIKYRPGIPRENRFTFIVLPLFSRAANFGFVIVEKGTGDGDMYETLMYILGSYFKENRLLSSLHEQSNDLKKSNDQLSTTVENLNATRNLLVQSEKIAALSNLTGGIAHQLNTPLGVAITAVSYLESCYEGYRNPKDSDKEKAGRALVMALDKSLPIVTQNLKRVADLVSTFKDVAVENISGEKGTIVVDLYLREQMNSFRALWNNRISVKVISGDSFSIEVFPGVLSQILSILVENSVRHSESETSHSLISVEVSRKGTETIIDYYDDGPGIPHEIRGKIFDPFFSTKGGNQNPGLGLFIVHNLVSYKLRGSIEVIDRFDGGACFRIVLPGT; the protein is encoded by the coding sequence ATGAACAGGAGAACCATCGGCCTCATAATTCCATCACTCCATCTTCCCTGGGAAGATGTCCAGATTGCCGGTATTATCGAAGCATGCCGCGATGAGGATATCAACCTGGTCATTCTTCCCGGAGGCCGGCTCGACAGCAGAGATGTGCGCGAATCATCCCGCAATGTCCTGTACAGCCTTGTCGATGACAGGAATATAGACGGTCTGATAATCTGGACAGCCGGCTTGAGCGAACTCGTATCACAGGAAAGACTGGACGGATTCATAAGAACTTTTGATCCTGTTCCCGTCGTTCTCCTCGACTGCCGCCACGAAGGATATGACCATATCTTCGCAGACTCCTATCACCCCATGAAAGAACTGGTGAACCATCTGATAAAGGATCACAAACTATCTGCCATCGGATATATTTCCGGCGAAAGACAGCATATGCTGGGCAATGACCGCTTTCGTGCCTACAAAGATGCCCTGGAAGAATCGGACATCCCCTTCAGGCAGGATTTCGTATTTGAGACAAAGCATTCCTACGATGAGGAATTGGAAATCCGCGGACTCATCGAGTGGTATGAAGGAATAAAAGAAGAATTGCAGGGCGTCGCAGTTTTTAACGATACCCGTGCCAGACAGTTCATTGATGCCATGAACAGGATCGGGATCCGGATTCCTGAAGATCTGGCACTCTGTTCCTATGATGACACTCCCAATTCCCTATACTATCATCCCTATCTAACGACTGTCCACGCCCCTTTCCGGGAGATTGGCAGAGAAGGAGTCAGAGCCATTATTGCCAGGATCGACGGAGACTCAGAGCAGCCGGATAGAGATTTCAGAGGCAGGATTCTGATCCGGGAGTCATGCGGCTGCACTTTTGAACTGAATGAATCCAATAGGCACAAAGTGGAAAACCTCGCATCCAGTCTGGGGGAGAAGATGCGGAATATCCAGCTCGTCAATTCTCTGAGGGCTTACCTGAAAGCCTCGCCGGATTATCTTACGAACCGGGAAAACTTTAATTCCGTATTTTCCGATTTTCTAACCCGCTCTTCCATCCCTTTGTGTAAAATCTATCTCTTCAATAATCAGGAGGAGAAAAGTCTCTTCGAGTATTATTCCTACAGCAACGGTTCGTTGGACAAGCCGTCCGAAAAGGTTCTGACTCTGGGAGATATAAAATACAGACCGGGCATCCCAAGGGAAAACCGCTTTACCTTTATTGTTCTGCCTCTTTTTTCAAGAGCTGCCAATTTCGGTTTCGTTATTGTGGAAAAAGGAACCGGCGACGGAGATATGTACGAAACGCTAATGTACATTCTGGGCTCCTACTTCAAGGAAAACCGCCTTCTCAGCTCGCTTCATGAACAGAGCAACGATCTGAAAAAAAGCAACGATCAGCTATCCACAACCGTGGAAAACCTCAACGCGACAAGAAACCTTCTTGTCCAATCGGAAAAAATCGCCGCCCTGAGCAATCTGACCGGAGGGATTGCCCATCAACTCAATACACCTCTCGGCGTTGCCATTACGGCGGTAAGTTACCTCGAAAGCTGTTACGAAGGGTACAGAAACCCGAAAGATTCCGACAAGGAAAAAGCCGGCCGGGCTCTCGTCATGGCACTGGACAAAAGCCTGCCCATCGTTACCCAGAATCTCAAAAGAGTGGCCGATCTCGTCTCCACCTTTAAAGACGTTGCCGTTGAGAATATCAGCGGAGAGAAAGGGACCATTGTTGTCGATTTATATCTGAGAGAGCAGATGAACAGTTTCCGGGCACTATGGAACAACAGAATTTCAGTAAAAGTGATCAGCGGAGATTCTTTTTCAATTGAAGTTTTTCCCGGCGTGCTATCGCAGATACTTTCCATTTTGGTAGAAAACAGCGTCAGGCACAGCGAATCGGAGACTAGCCATTCCCTTATATCCGTAGAGGTCTCCAGAAAAGGAACCGAAACCATCATTGATTATTATGACGACGGCCCGGGCATCCCACACGAAATCCGAGGCAAGATATTCGACCCCTTTTTCTCAACCAAAGGGGGAAACCAGAATCCCGGACTGGGGCTTTTTATCGTTCACAATCTGGTGAGCTATAAACTGCGTGGATCTATTGAAGTGATCGACCGGTTTGACGGCGGAGCCTGTTTCAGGATTGTGCTGCCGGGAACTTAA
- a CDS encoding GntR family transcriptional regulator, with protein sequence MKKYERIAQWVRDEIAAGNLHPGDKLPSENELTQQFQVSRNAVRQAIDLLNSEGITETMKGIGTFCRSKSVNGEGSRNIGFVCFFTDSYIFPRIIKGCSQVLYKEGYQLMLNQSEYDLEREREILETLRDKKVEGIIIEPVFSGKGKSNMDLLLSINEQGIPIFLMDNQYPLPRFSSITMDDRKAGYEAAKYLWEMGHREIGIFYQKDYLTKMRRREGALEFLSEQGVSPEEILQVGLTGQGEKSTAWEMAERFFETPRMPTAVICTNDEEALKLIGRASEKGIRVPEDLSVISFDNSEMAQMEQISLTSFEHPGAYIGHLAAKLLLEQISNPELGIITNSVIEPRLIRRKSVRKLYK encoded by the coding sequence ATGAAGAAGTATGAAAGGATCGCCCAATGGGTTCGCGATGAAATAGCCGCGGGGAATCTCCATCCCGGAGACAAACTGCCGTCGGAAAATGAATTGACTCAGCAGTTTCAAGTGTCCCGCAATGCGGTCAGGCAGGCGATCGATCTCCTGAACAGCGAGGGCATAACCGAAACCATGAAGGGGATCGGCACTTTCTGCCGGAGCAAATCGGTCAACGGCGAAGGGAGCCGCAATATCGGCTTCGTCTGCTTCTTTACCGATTCCTACATCTTCCCCCGTATTATCAAAGGCTGCAGTCAGGTTCTCTACAAAGAGGGCTACCAGCTTATGCTCAATCAGTCGGAATACGATCTGGAAAGGGAAAGAGAGATTCTTGAAACCCTGCGGGATAAAAAAGTCGAAGGCATTATTATCGAGCCGGTGTTTTCCGGTAAGGGGAAATCCAATATGGATCTGCTTCTCTCCATAAATGAGCAGGGCATCCCTATTTTCCTGATGGACAATCAGTATCCCCTCCCCCGCTTCAGTTCCATTACCATGGATGACAGAAAAGCGGGATATGAAGCGGCAAAGTACCTTTGGGAAATGGGCCATCGGGAGATAGGCATATTCTATCAGAAAGACTACCTGACAAAGATGAGAAGAAGGGAAGGTGCTCTCGAATTTCTCTCGGAACAGGGAGTTTCTCCGGAAGAGATTCTCCAGGTGGGCCTCACCGGCCAGGGAGAGAAAAGCACGGCCTGGGAAATGGCGGAAAGGTTTTTTGAGACGCCTCGAATGCCCACTGCCGTGATCTGCACCAATGACGAGGAAGCTCTGAAGCTAATCGGACGGGCATCGGAAAAAGGGATTAGAGTCCCCGAAGATCTGTCGGTTATCTCATTCGACAATTCGGAGATGGCACAGATGGAACAGATATCCCTCACATCCTTTGAGCACCCCGGCGCCTATATAGGACATCTTGCGGCAAAGCTGCTGCTGGAACAGATATCCAACCCGGAACTGGGAATAATCACCAACTCTGTTATCGAACCGAGGCTAATCAGGCGAAAATCGGTCAGGAAGCTTTACAAATAA
- a CDS encoding endonuclease/exonuclease/phosphatase family protein, protein MKIKKVLMVLLASLFVLSGCQNPIDLEPPEGTSALVITLNENVSRTLLPDIDMDIAEYRVFGEGPDGESFDVTTSEEVLVLDELAFGDWTVTVTGKNAEGFAIGSGSGEASLHTGETTALSVTVIPFDGFGTLNLTVNWPAGDLEIPTVNAVLTPALGEPVSLDFLISGDSATFSSDAVADGYYSLSLELLDNGINTMGTVEVVRIVKDGVTEGVFDYDEVNQPGGTLDFTIDQQMNNPIEVSILDALDSFGETASMTVSASAPAETENLVYFWFVNGQPYATGESCTVEGLDKGIYNLDLLAFTVDGMRGGSTGVTFRVTELDLSPYMQIHTVQGAGHTSPYAGQTVENLIGVVTAKDSRSFWMQSPVPDNDDATSEGILVYTNPSALEVGDLVVVDGTVKEYGYSNELKLTEITYPTIKEVIQSNYPLPAPVILGLGGRVLPNEIICNDATVDVYDSVFDPEEDGIDFYESIESMLVQINDALVVAGDKYGEIPVLADNGATAPAYTKNARGGVTISADNYNPNLVSIDADAYILGLPAPVANTGDRFSGPVQGVIGYSYGKFLVLPTVLPDLISGTLEPETSDLTGTEEGLTVAAFNVENFPRDDDGMSAAEIQEKIDHTAEIVVDALNSPDILVLEEVTDDSYSVNDGVVSADANFTALVNAIAAAGGPATYDYRQIDPVNNDEGGWTGANIRVGFLFNTARVSFEDIGSGDAVTDTQVLTTDGQADISLSPGRISVDSFAGSRRPLIGKFNFAGETVFVIANHFNSKGGDTTLFGEAQPPVLGSEAERLVQAAAINDFVDQILAVQSDANIVVAGDLNDFQFSAPLQTLKGGVLINLTEELLPAEEQYSYNYNGNSQQLDHILVSPALFNSAAQVDIVHRNSEFSSQTRHSDHDPVLAYVVPGYDGGSGPSGSIEGLIFSDYGEGGSNNKYLEVYNAGTDDVNLDSVFMLLCSNGKALAEGTVNAFPAGWVLSSGELVGVYNSSAVEAITGKMSAESSFNSGATFFNGNDVIVLIEDVNGNGSYEDGTDAVLDAIGIPGDDSYFGSNLGLMRNHDVTTGSSVFDISQWTEYSQADVDAATYYGVY, encoded by the coding sequence CCCTCAATGAGAACGTTTCCCGAACTCTACTCCCGGATATCGATATGGATATCGCGGAGTACAGAGTTTTCGGAGAAGGTCCCGACGGAGAATCTTTTGATGTGACAACATCGGAAGAAGTTCTGGTTCTCGATGAATTGGCCTTCGGCGACTGGACGGTGACTGTTACCGGTAAAAATGCTGAAGGTTTTGCCATCGGTTCCGGTAGCGGAGAAGCTTCCCTTCATACCGGCGAAACAACGGCCCTCTCCGTCACAGTGATCCCCTTTGACGGATTCGGAACATTGAATCTCACAGTTAACTGGCCTGCGGGAGATCTTGAAATCCCCACGGTTAATGCCGTTCTGACGCCTGCCCTGGGAGAACCGGTGTCTCTGGACTTTCTTATTTCCGGAGACAGTGCGACCTTCTCCAGCGATGCTGTCGCCGACGGTTACTACAGCCTTTCCCTTGAGCTTCTGGATAACGGAATCAACACGATGGGAACAGTCGAAGTGGTCCGGATTGTCAAAGACGGAGTTACGGAAGGCGTCTTCGATTACGATGAGGTCAATCAGCCAGGCGGAACTCTTGATTTCACCATCGACCAGCAGATGAATAATCCCATCGAGGTTTCCATTCTCGATGCTCTCGATTCTTTCGGAGAGACGGCGTCCATGACCGTATCGGCTTCCGCACCTGCTGAAACGGAAAATCTGGTTTATTTCTGGTTTGTTAACGGCCAGCCCTATGCAACAGGAGAAAGCTGCACTGTTGAAGGTCTCGACAAAGGAATCTATAACCTCGACCTCCTGGCATTTACCGTTGACGGTATGCGCGGCGGGTCAACCGGGGTTACTTTCCGGGTAACGGAACTGGATCTCTCTCCCTATATGCAGATTCATACTGTACAGGGTGCCGGCCATACGTCTCCCTATGCGGGACAGACTGTAGAAAACCTGATCGGTGTGGTAACGGCAAAAGACAGCCGGAGCTTCTGGATGCAGAGCCCGGTTCCCGATAATGATGATGCCACGTCGGAAGGTATACTTGTCTACACCAATCCCTCGGCTCTCGAAGTAGGGGACCTGGTCGTCGTGGATGGTACGGTTAAAGAATACGGTTATTCAAATGAGTTGAAACTGACCGAAATTACCTATCCCACAATAAAAGAAGTTATCCAGAGCAATTATCCTCTGCCCGCGCCGGTTATTCTCGGTCTCGGCGGAAGAGTGCTGCCCAACGAAATCATCTGCAACGATGCGACAGTTGATGTTTACGATAGCGTTTTCGATCCCGAAGAAGACGGCATCGATTTTTACGAGAGTATTGAATCCATGCTTGTTCAGATAAACGATGCCCTTGTCGTCGCCGGTGATAAGTATGGAGAAATTCCCGTTCTGGCCGATAACGGCGCCACAGCCCCTGCTTATACAAAGAATGCCAGAGGCGGAGTTACCATCAGCGCGGACAATTACAATCCCAATCTGGTCTCTATCGATGCCGATGCCTACATTCTGGGATTGCCCGCACCCGTCGCCAATACGGGAGACCGTTTCAGCGGTCCTGTTCAGGGTGTTATCGGTTATTCCTATGGCAAGTTCCTTGTTCTCCCTACAGTTCTTCCCGATCTTATCAGCGGAACTCTTGAGCCGGAGACATCGGATCTCACGGGAACAGAAGAAGGACTGACCGTAGCGGCTTTCAATGTGGAAAACTTCCCCAGAGATGATGATGGAATGAGTGCTGCGGAGATACAGGAAAAGATCGATCATACCGCTGAAATCGTTGTGGATGCTCTTAACAGCCCCGATATTCTGGTTCTGGAAGAAGTGACTGACGATTCCTATTCGGTAAACGACGGTGTTGTTTCTGCCGATGCGAACTTTACAGCCCTGGTTAACGCTATCGCTGCAGCAGGCGGACCGGCGACTTACGACTATCGCCAGATCGACCCCGTCAACAATGATGAGGGGGGATGGACCGGTGCCAATATCCGCGTGGGATTCCTCTTCAATACAGCCAGGGTTTCTTTTGAGGACATCGGAAGCGGCGATGCCGTAACTGATACTCAGGTTCTGACAACAGACGGACAGGCTGATATTTCTCTCAGTCCCGGACGGATCAGCGTCGATTCCTTTGCGGGAAGCCGGCGTCCTCTTATCGGGAAATTCAACTTTGCCGGCGAAACGGTTTTTGTTATTGCCAACCACTTCAATTCAAAGGGCGGTGATACGACTCTCTTCGGCGAAGCCCAGCCTCCCGTTCTCGGTTCCGAAGCGGAAAGACTGGTTCAGGCAGCGGCTATCAATGATTTCGTCGATCAGATCCTGGCGGTTCAGTCCGATGCCAACATCGTTGTGGCCGGCGACCTGAACGACTTCCAGTTTTCCGCTCCTCTTCAGACTCTGAAAGGCGGTGTTCTGATTAATCTGACGGAAGAACTTCTTCCTGCGGAAGAGCAGTATTCCTACAACTACAACGGAAACAGCCAGCAGCTGGACCACATTCTGGTTTCTCCCGCTCTGTTCAACAGCGCCGCTCAGGTGGATATTGTCCACCGGAACTCCGAGTTCAGCAGCCAGACCAGACACAGCGATCACGATCCTGTTCTGGCCTATGTGGTTCCGGGATATGATGGCGGTTCGGGGCCTTCCGGTTCGATCGAGGGACTTATTTTCTCCGATTACGGAGAGGGTGGTTCTAATAACAAATATCTGGAAGTCTACAACGCCGGTACAGACGATGTGAATCTCGATTCTGTATTTATGCTGCTCTGTTCAAACGGGAAAGCCCTGGCGGAAGGAACTGTCAATGCCTTTCCTGCCGGTTGGGTTCTTTCTTCCGGAGAACTGGTGGGCGTCTATAACAGCTCGGCTGTGGAAGCCATTACCGGTAAAATGTCCGCTGAAAGTTCATTCAACAGCGGGGCTACCTTCTTTAACGGGAATGATGTTATTGTGCTGATCGAGGATGTGAATGGAAACGGATCCTACGAGGACGGTACAGACGCGGTCCTTGATGCCATAGGCATTCCCGGAGATGATTCCTATTTCGGTTCAAATCTCGGATTGATGCGAAATCACGATGTGACAACCGGAAGCTCTGTCTTTGATATAAGCCAATGGACTGAGTACTCTCAGGCCGATGTGGATGCCGCGACATATTACGGCGTTTACTGA